The following proteins are encoded in a genomic region of Xanthomonas cassavae CFBP 4642:
- the smc gene encoding chromosome segregation protein SMC gives MRLSTIKLSGFKSFVDPTTLHLPTNMTGIVGPNGCGKSNIIDAVRWVMGESSASRLRGDSLTDVIFSGSSARKPVSQATVELIFDNSDHTISGEFASFNEISVKRLVSRDGNSAYYLNGTKCRRRDITDLFLGTGLGPRSYSIIEQGMISQIIEARPEDLRVYLEEAAGISKYKERRKETETRIRHTRENLDRLGDLREEITKQLAHLQRQARQAEQYQALQEERRIKDAEWKALEYRGLDGQLQGLREKLNQEETRLQQLIAEQRDAEARIETGRVRREEAADAVAKAQADVYQVGSALARIEQQIQHQRELSHRLHKARDEAHSQLQELTQHISGDSAKLRVLREAVADAEPQLEQLREDHEFRQEALREAEARLADWQQRWETHNRDTGEASRAGEVERTRVDYLDRQSLEAERRREALVNERAGLDLDALAEAFEQIELRHETQKTSLDGLNEQVDARKHALAALQDQQRASQGELAEVRKQAQAVRGRLSSLETLQQAALGQEQGAAVAWLTSRGLDSAVRVGERITVESGWENTVESALGQLIEGVLVEAPEQLVDALGELGEGRIALVSRATDSASFAPTSLAAKVQGPIAIRRLLARLHTAEDLDAARALQPSLPEGDSVITRNGERLGEGWVRVSRSGAAKQGALLREREIQQLRTQIETLQEREADLEHRLAGFREQSLAAEQQREDAQRQLYMAHRSVSELAGQLQSQQGKVDAARTRIERIETELSQLLETLDTSREQAREARAKLEDAVTLMGDLQGTRQALENERRQLTDARDQARDAARGVRDAMHALALTLESQRTQITSLSQTLERMDSQRGQLDTRLEDLLAQLSEGDSPVETLEHEHQAALSERVRTERVLGETRTLLDSIDGELRSFEQTRQQRDEQALAQRERINQRKLDQQALVLNAEQLSAAVVKAGFVLEDVVNGLPEAANAAEWEAAVNQIDGRMRRLEPVNLAAIQEYGEAAQRSEYLDAQNLDLNTALETLEEAIRKIDRETRGRFKDTFDRVNSGVQALYPRLFGGGHAYLELTGEDLLDTGVTIMARPPGKRVSSISLLSGGEKAMTAVALVFAIFQLNPAPFCLLDEVDAPLDEANVGRLANMVREMSEKVQFLFVSHNKATMEAARQLSGVTMREPGVSRLVSVDLEEAARLAGAA, from the coding sequence ATGCGCCTGTCCACGATCAAGCTGTCCGGTTTCAAGTCGTTCGTCGATCCGACGACCTTGCACCTGCCCACCAACATGACCGGCATCGTCGGTCCCAATGGCTGCGGCAAGTCCAACATCATCGACGCGGTGCGTTGGGTGATGGGCGAGAGCTCGGCCAGCCGCCTGCGTGGCGATTCGCTGACCGACGTGATCTTTTCCGGCTCCTCGGCGCGCAAGCCGGTGTCGCAGGCGACGGTGGAGCTGATCTTCGACAACTCCGATCACACCATCTCCGGCGAGTTCGCCTCGTTCAACGAAATCTCGGTCAAGCGCCTGGTCAGCCGCGACGGCAACAGCGCCTATTACCTCAACGGCACCAAGTGCCGGCGCCGCGACATCACCGACCTGTTCCTGGGTACTGGCCTTGGGCCGCGCAGCTACTCGATCATCGAGCAGGGCATGATCAGCCAGATCATCGAAGCGCGCCCGGAAGATCTGCGCGTGTACCTGGAAGAAGCCGCCGGCATTTCCAAGTACAAGGAACGCCGCAAGGAAACCGAAACCCGCATCCGCCACACCCGCGAGAACCTCGACCGCCTGGGCGACCTGCGCGAGGAAATCACCAAGCAGCTGGCGCATCTGCAGCGCCAGGCGCGGCAGGCCGAGCAGTACCAGGCCTTGCAGGAAGAGCGCCGGATCAAGGACGCCGAGTGGAAGGCGCTGGAATACCGCGGCCTGGACGGGCAGCTGCAAGGCCTGCGCGAAAAATTGAATCAGGAAGAAACCCGCCTGCAGCAACTGATCGCCGAACAGCGCGATGCCGAGGCGCGCATCGAAACCGGGCGCGTGCGTCGCGAAGAGGCAGCCGATGCGGTGGCCAAGGCGCAGGCAGATGTCTATCAGGTGGGCAGCGCGCTGGCGCGTATCGAACAGCAGATCCAGCATCAGCGCGAACTCTCGCATCGCCTGCACAAGGCGCGCGACGAGGCCCACAGCCAGCTGCAGGAGCTGACCCAGCACATCAGCGGCGACTCGGCGAAGCTGCGCGTCCTACGCGAGGCCGTGGCCGATGCCGAACCGCAACTGGAGCAACTGCGCGAAGACCACGAATTCCGTCAGGAAGCGCTGCGCGAGGCCGAAGCGCGGTTGGCCGACTGGCAGCAGCGCTGGGAAACCCACAACCGCGACACCGGTGAAGCCTCGCGCGCCGGCGAAGTGGAGCGCACCCGCGTCGATTACCTGGACCGCCAGTCGCTGGAGGCCGAGCGCCGCCGCGAAGCGCTGGTCAATGAACGCGCCGGGCTGGATCTGGACGCGCTGGCCGAGGCGTTCGAGCAGATCGAGTTGCGCCACGAAACGCAAAAGACCTCGCTGGATGGATTGAACGAGCAGGTGGACGCGCGCAAGCACGCGCTGGCCGCGCTGCAGGACCAGCAACGCGCCAGCCAGGGCGAACTGGCCGAGGTACGCAAGCAGGCGCAGGCCGTACGCGGCCGGCTGTCCTCGCTGGAAACCCTGCAGCAGGCCGCACTCGGCCAGGAGCAGGGCGCGGCAGTGGCATGGTTGACCTCGCGTGGGCTGGATTCGGCGGTGCGCGTGGGCGAACGCATCACGGTGGAAAGCGGCTGGGAAAATACCGTCGAAAGCGCGCTGGGGCAGTTGATCGAAGGCGTGCTGGTGGAGGCGCCCGAGCAACTGGTCGATGCGCTGGGCGAGTTGGGAGAGGGCCGTATTGCGCTGGTGTCCCGTGCCACCGACAGCGCGAGCTTCGCGCCGACCTCGCTGGCTGCCAAGGTGCAGGGGCCGATCGCGATCCGCCGCCTGCTGGCGCGGCTGCACACCGCCGAGGACCTGGACGCTGCACGTGCATTGCAACCCAGTCTGCCCGAAGGCGACTCGGTCATTACCCGCAATGGCGAACGCCTGGGCGAAGGCTGGGTGCGCGTGTCGCGCTCGGGCGCGGCCAAGCAAGGCGCGCTGCTGCGCGAGCGCGAAATCCAGCAGCTGCGCACTCAGATCGAAACCCTGCAGGAGCGCGAGGCCGATCTCGAACACCGGCTTGCAGGCTTCCGCGAGCAGTCGCTGGCGGCCGAGCAGCAGCGCGAAGATGCGCAGCGCCAGCTGTACATGGCCCACCGCAGCGTCTCCGAACTGGCCGGCCAGTTGCAGAGTCAGCAGGGCAAGGTCGATGCGGCGCGTACGCGCATCGAGCGCATCGAAACCGAGTTGTCGCAGCTGCTGGAAACCCTGGACACCAGCCGCGAACAAGCCCGCGAGGCACGTGCGAAACTCGAAGACGCAGTCACCCTGATGGGCGATCTGCAGGGCACACGGCAGGCGCTGGAAAACGAGCGCCGCCAGCTCACCGATGCACGCGATCAGGCGCGCGATGCCGCGCGCGGCGTGCGCGATGCGATGCATGCGCTGGCGCTGACGCTGGAATCGCAGCGCACCCAGATCACCTCGCTCAGCCAGACCCTGGAGCGCATGGACAGCCAGCGCGGCCAGCTGGATACGCGCCTGGAAGACCTGTTGGCCCAGCTCAGCGAAGGCGATTCCCCGGTAGAGACGCTGGAACACGAACACCAGGCCGCCCTGAGCGAGCGTGTGCGCACCGAGCGCGTGCTCGGCGAAACGCGCACGCTGCTGGACAGCATCGATGGCGAGCTGCGCAGCTTCGAGCAAACCCGCCAGCAGCGCGACGAACAGGCACTGGCGCAGCGCGAGCGCATCAACCAGCGCAAGCTCGATCAACAGGCGCTGGTGCTCAACGCCGAGCAGCTCTCCGCTGCCGTGGTCAAGGCCGGCTTCGTGCTTGAGGACGTGGTCAACGGCCTGCCCGAGGCGGCCAATGCCGCCGAGTGGGAAGCGGCGGTGAACCAGATCGACGGCCGCATGCGTCGCCTGGAGCCGGTGAACCTGGCCGCGATCCAAGAGTACGGCGAGGCCGCGCAACGCTCCGAATACCTGGATGCGCAGAACCTGGACCTCAACACCGCGCTGGAAACGCTGGAGGAAGCCATCCGCAAGATCGACCGCGAAACCCGCGGCCGCTTCAAGGACACCTTCGACCGCGTCAATTCCGGCGTGCAGGCGCTGTATCCGCGCCTGTTCGGCGGCGGTCACGCATACCTGGAACTCACCGGCGAGGACCTGCTCGATACCGGCGTGACCATCATGGCGCGCCCGCCCGGCAAGCGCGTGTCCAGCATCTCGCTGCTGTCCGGTGGCGAGAAGGCGATGACCGCCGTGGCGCTGGTGTTTGCGATCTTCCAGCTCAATCCGGCGCCGTTCTGCCTGCTGGACGAGGTGGACGCGCCGCTGGACGAAGCCAATGTCGGCCGCCTGGCCAATATGGTGCGCGAGATGAGCGAGAAGGTGCAGTTCCTGTTCGTCAGCCATAACAAGGCCACAATGGAAGCCGCGCGTCAGTTGTCCGGCGTGACCATGCGCGAGCCGGGCGTCAGCCGCCTGGTCAGCGTGGACCTGGAAGAGGCCGCCCGTTTGGCGGGTGCGGCATGA
- the rplI gene encoding 50S ribosomal protein L9, translating into MDLILLQKVTNLGNLGDKVSVKPGYGRNFLVPQGKAVPATTANVEAFETKRAEYEAKANTILADAQGRAAKFEGASVTIGAHASTEGKLYGSVGPRDIAEAFTAAGLPLEKSEVILGEGAFRNVGEYDVVLHLHADVETSVKVIVESDA; encoded by the coding sequence ATGGATCTGATTCTTCTGCAGAAAGTGACCAACCTGGGCAACCTGGGTGACAAGGTCAGCGTCAAGCCGGGTTACGGCCGCAACTTCCTCGTGCCGCAGGGCAAGGCCGTGCCGGCCACCACTGCCAACGTCGAAGCGTTCGAAACCAAGCGCGCCGAGTACGAAGCCAAGGCCAACACCATCCTGGCCGACGCACAGGGCCGCGCCGCCAAGTTCGAAGGCGCCAGCGTCACCATCGGTGCGCATGCATCGACCGAAGGCAAGCTGTATGGCTCGGTCGGCCCGCGCGACATCGCCGAGGCATTCACCGCCGCCGGCCTGCCGCTGGAAAAGAGCGAAGTGATCCTGGGCGAAGGCGCATTCCGCAATGTCGGCGAGTACGACGTCGTGCTGCACCTGCACGCCGATGTGGAAACCTCGGTCAAGGTCATCGTCGAATCCGACGCCTGA
- the rpsR gene encoding 30S ribosomal protein S18 — MSKFFRRRKFCKFTAEGVKEIDYKDLNTLRQYLTENGKIVPSRVTGTKSKYQRQLATAVKRSRFLALIPYTDNHDV, encoded by the coding sequence ATGTCCAAGTTCTTCCGTCGTCGCAAGTTTTGCAAGTTCACCGCCGAAGGTGTCAAGGAGATCGATTACAAGGATCTCAACACCCTGCGTCAGTACCTCACCGAGAACGGCAAGATCGTGCCGAGCCGCGTGACCGGTACCAAGTCAAAGTATCAGCGCCAGCTGGCCACGGCCGTCAAGCGCTCGCGTTTCCTGGCGCTGATTCCGTACACGGACAATCACGACGTTTAA
- the rpsF gene encoding 30S ribosomal protein S6 — MSRHYEVVFLVHPDQSEQVPAMIERYKSLIEGGNGTIHRLEDWGRRQLAYPIQNLVKAHYVLLNIEVDQAVLSELVESFRFNDAVLRHLVVKRDGADTEQSLIMKSKDEKGDKPERSERRRRDDEEGEAPAATDTDGDNAEAA, encoded by the coding sequence ATGAGTCGTCATTACGAAGTCGTGTTCCTGGTCCATCCGGACCAGAGCGAGCAGGTCCCGGCCATGATCGAGCGCTACAAGTCGCTGATCGAGGGCGGTAACGGCACCATCCACCGTCTGGAAGACTGGGGCCGTCGTCAGCTGGCCTACCCGATCCAGAACCTGGTGAAGGCGCACTACGTGCTGCTCAACATCGAAGTCGATCAGGCCGTGCTGAGCGAGCTGGTGGAAAGCTTCCGCTTCAACGACGCGGTGCTGCGTCATCTGGTCGTCAAGCGCGATGGCGCCGACACAGAGCAGTCACTGATCATGAAGAGCAAGGACGAGAAGGGCGACAAGCCTGAGCGTAGCGAGCGTCGTCGTCGTGACGATGAAGAGGGCGAAGCCCCCGCTGCCACCGATACCGACGGCGACAACGCCGAAGCCGCTTAA
- a CDS encoding HesB/IscA family protein produces MAVSLTPAALERVQRFVQQTPGALGLRFGVTKTGCSGWGHIADLAREQRDDDAVFEQGGVQIFVDPVSLPLVDGTCIDFGKHGLSETFTFRNPNATAECGCGESFTTEAEHR; encoded by the coding sequence ATGGCCGTCAGCCTCACCCCCGCCGCGCTGGAGCGCGTGCAGCGTTTCGTGCAGCAGACCCCGGGTGCGTTGGGTCTGCGCTTTGGCGTGACCAAAACCGGGTGCTCCGGCTGGGGCCATATCGCCGACCTGGCGCGCGAGCAGCGCGACGACGATGCGGTGTTCGAGCAGGGCGGGGTGCAGATCTTCGTCGACCCGGTCAGCCTGCCCCTGGTCGATGGCACCTGCATCGACTTCGGCAAGCACGGCCTGAGCGAGACGTTCACCTTTCGCAATCCCAACGCGACCGCCGAGTGCGGTTGCGGCGAGAGCTTCACGACCGAAGCCGAGCATCGCTGA
- the asnS gene encoding asparagine--tRNA ligase yields the protein MTVVSIEHALAGKLPEGGEVMVRGWVRTLRGSAGLAFINVTDGSCFAPIQVVANDTLPNFDEIKRLTSGCSLIAKGVLVKSQGKGQSFEIQASGVEIVGWVEDPLTYPIQPKPMTPEFLREVAHLRPRTNLFGAVTRIRNCLAQAVHRFFHQNGFNWISTPIITTSDAEGAGQMFRVSTLDMVNLPRDAGGNVDFSRDFFGKETFLTVSGQLNVEAYCLALSKVYTFGPTFRAENSHTTRHLAEFWMIEPEIAFADLAEDARLAEQFLKYLFRAVLDERGDDLAFLAERVDKNAISKLEAFINAPFEQIDYTDAVKLLQNSGKKFDFPVEWGLDLQTEHERWLTEEHIGRPVVVTNYPEHIKAFYMRLNDDGKTVAAMDVLAPGIGEIIGGSQREERLDVLDARMAQFGLDKEHYGWYRDFRRYGSVPHAGFGLGFERLVVYVCGLSNIRDAIAYPRAPGSAEF from the coding sequence ATGACGGTGGTCAGCATTGAACATGCGCTTGCGGGCAAACTCCCCGAAGGCGGCGAAGTCATGGTACGGGGGTGGGTGCGCACGCTGCGCGGATCTGCCGGACTGGCCTTCATCAACGTGACCGACGGTTCCTGCTTTGCTCCGATCCAGGTGGTGGCCAACGACACCCTGCCCAATTTCGACGAGATCAAGCGACTGACCAGCGGCTGCTCGCTGATCGCCAAGGGCGTGCTGGTCAAGTCGCAGGGCAAGGGTCAGTCGTTCGAGATCCAGGCCAGCGGCGTAGAGATCGTCGGCTGGGTCGAAGACCCGCTGACCTACCCGATCCAGCCCAAGCCGATGACGCCGGAATTCCTGCGCGAAGTGGCGCACCTGCGCCCGCGCACCAATCTGTTCGGCGCGGTCACGCGTATCCGCAACTGTCTGGCGCAGGCGGTGCACCGCTTCTTCCACCAGAACGGCTTCAACTGGATCAGCACCCCGATCATCACCACTTCCGATGCCGAGGGCGCCGGGCAGATGTTCCGGGTCTCCACGCTGGACATGGTCAACCTGCCACGCGATGCCGGCGGCAATGTGGATTTCAGCCGCGACTTCTTCGGCAAGGAAACCTTCCTGACCGTCTCCGGACAGCTCAACGTGGAGGCCTACTGCCTGGCGCTGAGCAAGGTCTACACTTTCGGCCCGACCTTCCGCGCCGAGAACAGCCACACCACGCGCCACCTGGCCGAGTTCTGGATGATCGAGCCGGAGATCGCCTTTGCCGATCTGGCCGAAGATGCGCGCCTGGCCGAGCAGTTCCTCAAGTACCTGTTCCGTGCGGTGCTGGACGAACGTGGCGACGATCTGGCGTTCCTGGCCGAGCGCGTGGACAAGAACGCGATCAGCAAGCTGGAAGCCTTCATCAATGCGCCGTTCGAGCAGATCGACTACACCGATGCGGTGAAGCTGCTGCAGAACTCCGGCAAGAAGTTCGACTTCCCGGTCGAATGGGGCCTGGACCTGCAGACCGAGCACGAACGCTGGCTCACCGAGGAACACATCGGCCGCCCGGTGGTGGTGACGAACTATCCCGAGCACATCAAGGCGTTCTACATGCGCCTGAACGACGACGGCAAGACCGTCGCGGCGATGGACGTGCTGGCGCCGGGCATCGGCGAGATCATCGGCGGCAGCCAGCGCGAAGAACGCCTGGACGTGCTGGATGCGCGCATGGCGCAGTTCGGCCTGGACAAGGAGCACTACGGCTGGTATCGCGACTTCCGCCGCTACGGCTCGGTGCCGCACGCCGGCTTCGGCTTAGGGTTCGAGCGCCTGGTGGTGTACGTGTGCGGGCTGAGCAATATCCGCGACGCCATCGCCTACCCGCGCGCGCCGGGCAGCGCGGAATTCTGA
- a CDS encoding FMN-binding negative transcriptional regulator encodes MYAPRAFAQTDLALLDRLLARDAFVTLISPGEDGVPAISHLPVLYRRDGEAVTIEGHWARPNPQARASGDAVIVVHGPHAYVSPNWYPDKEAAARVPTWNYAVAHLHGECCRVEDEQALGDLIGRMSQHFEQRVGSDWQFEMERDSHRRQLRGLVGFRFVPRRIELTFKLSQNHPSANRRSVSQALAQQPGEDARAVAMWMQDTQNAAGTQ; translated from the coding sequence ATGTATGCACCGCGCGCCTTTGCACAGACCGATCTGGCGCTGCTGGACAGGCTGCTGGCGCGCGATGCATTCGTCACCCTGATCAGCCCGGGCGAGGACGGTGTGCCGGCAATCTCGCACCTGCCGGTGCTGTACCGACGCGACGGCGAGGCCGTCACCATCGAAGGTCATTGGGCGCGGCCCAACCCGCAGGCGCGCGCGTCGGGCGATGCAGTGATCGTGGTGCACGGGCCGCATGCCTATGTGTCGCCGAACTGGTACCCGGACAAGGAAGCGGCCGCGCGCGTGCCGACCTGGAACTATGCCGTTGCGCATCTGCACGGCGAATGCTGCCGCGTGGAAGACGAGCAGGCCCTGGGCGATCTGATCGGCCGCATGAGCCAGCACTTCGAGCAGCGCGTCGGCAGTGACTGGCAATTCGAGATGGAACGCGACAGCCATCGGCGCCAGTTGCGCGGCCTGGTCGGTTTCCGCTTCGTGCCCCGCCGTATCGAGCTCACCTTCAAGCTGAGCCAGAACCACCCATCGGCCAATCGCCGCAGCGTCAGTCAGGCGCTGGCGCAACAACCGGGCGAGGATGCACGCGCGGTTGCGATGTGGATGCAGGACACGCAGAACGCCGCGGGCACGCAATAG
- a CDS encoding glycoside hydrolase family 108 protein, with product MADFTQFFPTFLRFQGGFVDAPDDPGGATNMGISLAVFRQSAQARLGLEPTLEALRQLTVAQAASLYKALYWDRVQGDAIQLQPLADIVFDFYTDAGANAVTLLQRQLGEMGQQLPTDGVFSAQTLAALQQVDQTQLYMRYKQGRVDYYTRLAAARPVLQRFLKGWLTRVASFPNLS from the coding sequence ATGGCCGATTTCACGCAGTTTTTCCCGACGTTTCTTCGCTTCCAGGGCGGATTCGTCGATGCGCCAGACGATCCTGGCGGGGCGACCAACATGGGAATCAGCCTGGCGGTGTTCAGGCAGTCGGCCCAGGCCAGGCTGGGGCTGGAGCCGACCCTGGAGGCCCTGCGGCAATTGACTGTCGCCCAGGCCGCCTCCCTCTACAAGGCGCTGTACTGGGACAGGGTGCAGGGCGATGCAATCCAGTTGCAGCCATTGGCCGACATCGTGTTCGATTTCTATACGGATGCAGGCGCCAATGCGGTGACATTGCTGCAGCGGCAACTGGGCGAGATGGGGCAGCAACTGCCCACCGATGGCGTGTTCTCGGCCCAGACATTGGCGGCGCTGCAACAGGTCGACCAGACCCAGCTCTACATGCGCTACAAGCAGGGGCGCGTGGACTACTACACCCGGTTGGCGGCAGCGCGACCGGTACTGCAGCGCTTTCTGAAAGGCTGGCTCACCCGTGTCGCCAGTTTCCCGAACCTGTCATGA
- the can gene encoding carbonate dehydratase, whose product MNELNHLLDNNRAWSERIRREDPEFFSKLSTQQTPEYLWIGCSDSRVPANQIIDMAPGEVFVHRNIANVVVHTDLNCLSVIQFAVDVLKVKHILVVGHYGCGGVFASLTQKRMGLVDNWIRHVTDVADKHEACLHDAGDLPVQHARLCELNVLEQVVNVCRTTIVRDAWDRGQALCVHGWVYSLRDGHAHDLGMSIDRPELLQERYDAALAQIQADHAER is encoded by the coding sequence ATGAACGAACTCAACCATCTGCTAGACAACAACCGTGCTTGGTCAGAGCGTATCCGTCGCGAAGACCCGGAATTCTTCTCCAAGCTGTCCACCCAGCAGACGCCCGAGTATCTGTGGATCGGGTGCTCGGACTCGCGCGTGCCCGCCAACCAGATCATCGACATGGCACCGGGCGAAGTGTTCGTCCATCGCAACATCGCCAACGTCGTCGTGCATACCGACCTGAACTGCCTGTCGGTGATCCAGTTCGCGGTCGACGTACTCAAGGTCAAGCACATCCTGGTGGTGGGCCACTACGGATGCGGTGGCGTGTTCGCCAGCCTTACCCAGAAGCGCATGGGCCTGGTGGACAACTGGATCCGTCACGTCACCGACGTGGCGGACAAGCACGAAGCCTGCCTGCACGATGCCGGCGATCTGCCGGTGCAGCATGCGCGCCTGTGCGAGCTCAATGTGCTGGAACAGGTGGTCAACGTCTGCCGCACCACCATCGTGCGCGATGCCTGGGACCGCGGCCAGGCGCTATGCGTGCATGGCTGGGTGTACAGCCTGCGCGATGGGCATGCGCACGATCTGGGCATGTCCATCGATCGCCCGGAACTGTTGCAGGAGCGGTACGACGCCGCGCTGGCGCAGATCCAGGCCGATCACGCCGAACGCTGA
- a CDS encoding 3-hydroxyanthranilate 3,4-dioxygenase, with amino-acid sequence MLVPPINLHAWIAQHRHLLKPPVGNKCIQQDGFIIMIVGGPNARTDYHYDEGPEWFFQLEGEMVLKVQDEGVPRDIPIGAGEIFLLPPKVPHSPQRAAGSVGLVIERERLPHERDGLQWYCAHCNHKLYEAIFPLRNIETDFPPVFDHFYRSLALRTCTRCGQVHPAPERYAATAD; translated from the coding sequence ATGCTGGTCCCGCCGATCAACCTGCATGCCTGGATCGCGCAGCACCGCCACCTGCTCAAACCGCCGGTAGGCAACAAGTGCATCCAGCAGGACGGCTTCATCATCATGATCGTCGGTGGGCCGAATGCGCGTACCGACTATCACTACGACGAAGGCCCGGAGTGGTTCTTCCAGCTCGAAGGCGAGATGGTGCTGAAAGTGCAGGACGAGGGCGTGCCGCGCGACATCCCGATCGGCGCCGGCGAAATTTTCCTGCTGCCGCCGAAGGTGCCGCATTCGCCGCAGCGCGCCGCCGGCTCGGTCGGCCTGGTCATCGAGCGCGAGCGCCTGCCCCACGAACGCGACGGGCTGCAGTGGTATTGCGCGCATTGCAATCACAAACTGTACGAGGCGATATTCCCGCTGCGCAATATCGAAACCGACTTCCCGCCGGTGTTCGATCACTTCTACCGCTCGCTGGCGCTGCGTACCTGCACACGATGCGGGCAGGTACACCCTGCCCCCGAACGTTATGCCGCGACCGCCGACTGA